Genomic DNA from Nocardioides aquaticus:
AACGGCCGGGTGCCCTGGTTGACCGAGCCGGCCTGGGCCTTCTCTAGGAACTTCCGCTGCAGCCGCTCCCCGGTGCGCTCGGCCTCCGCGGCGTCCCACGCGGCCACCGTGATCGCCACGGCGCGGCCGTCCGCGGTGGTCAGGTCGTGGGAGCCGGAGGCCACCGTCTGGATCTGCATCTTGCCCTGGTTGGCGAGGACGATGAGTTCGATCCACTGCGCGGGCCGCCGCGTGAGCCGCGAGTTCGAGTACGCCACGATCACGTCGACCTGCCCCGCCCGGACGGCGTCGAGCATCGCCTCGTACTGCGGGCGCGGCTTCTTGCTCAGGCTGCTCGCCGAGATGTCGTTGTCGACGAACGGCGGCTCGACCAGGCTCCACCCCTCGCGCTCGACGATCGCGCGGCAGTCCTCCTCCTGGCGCGCCACCCCGAGCCCGTCCTGCTCGGCGTCACGGCTGATCCGGCAGTAGATCGCGGCCCGCTTCACCGGTCGCCGCTCTTCCCGGAGAGGCGCGCGCTGTGCTGGGCCTCGGCCCAGGTCGCCACGTCGCGGGCGCCCTCCGGGTCGAGGTCCGCGAGGATCGCCAGGCCCTCGTCGCTGGGCTGGTCCTGGTCGAGGAGCACCGACACCTCCCGGGGCAGGGCGCCGGCCACGTCCCCGGACGCGACCACGAGGTCGCCGGGCAGGTACCACCCGCCGGGCACGCGCCGGACGGTCAGGGGCTCGCCGTCGGCGGTGACGACGCGGGCCAGGGTGCCGGCCGGCTGGGCTTCCATCTCGGCCTCCAGGGCGGCTGGGTCGGTGGTGGGTAGGTTCATCGCGCGCATGGGCGGGGCTCCTCGGTATGGTCGGACGGTAGCACCGGGCTGGTGCGTTTCGTCCCTCGACGAGTTCCCCCTGTTTCGCTCCGACGTCATCGACGCGCTCCGGCAGCCCCTCGAGACCGGGGGAGGTGAGCATCGCGCGGCGCGACGAGATGGTGCGCCTGCCGGCGCGCTGCATGATCGTGCTGGCGTGCAACCCGTGCCCGTGCGGTGAGTACCGCGTCCTGGCCCGCGAGAACCGCTGCACGTGCTCGGAGGTGCGTCGTCGCGACTACCGGGCGCGGGTCGCCGGCCCGGTCGAGGACCGGATCGACGTGGTGCGGCACGTCGAGCCGGCCCGCCTCGGCGCGGAGCGCGACCCGATGGCCGTCCACGAGTCCTCCGCCACCGTGCGGGCCCGGGTCACCGGGGCCCGGCAGCGGCAGGACCGACGCTTCGCCGACGACCCCTGGCGGCTCAACGCGCACGCGCCGGCGACCGCGCTGAACGAGCGGTGGCCGCTCGGGGCCGACGCGTCGCGGCTGGTCGAGGACGCGGTCTACGCCGGCCGGCTGACCCGCCGGGGTGCCGTCCGCGTGCACCGCCTCGCGCTCACCGTCGCCGACCTGGCCGCGCCCGCCGGCGCCGCCGACGGGCCACCCGGGGCCGACGACGTGGCGGTCGCGCTCCGGCTGCGCTCCGGCCAGCCGCTGCTGGTCGAGACGCTGTCGCGGCGGGCCAGGTGAGCGCCGCCGCGGTGCCGGGACACGTCGACGAGCAGGAACGCCTGGCCCGGGTCGCCCTCGGCCGGCTGACCGAACCCGGGGACCCCCGGCTGCTCGACCTCGTGGCCGAGCTCGGCGCCTGCCGGTTGCGCGACGCGCTGCTCGACCAGCGCAGCCAGGGCGCGCCGGACGGGCTCGCGATCGACGCGTCCGGGCGGGTCGGGGGGTGCGACCCGGAGGCCGACCTGGAGAGGGCGGACCGCCTCGGCATCCGCTTCGTCGTGCCCGGGGACGACGAGTGGCCGACCGCGCTGGAGGACCTGCGGTCCGTGCCGGCGCTGCACGCCCGCGGCGGGCCGCCGCTCGGGCTGTGGGTGCGCGGCCCGCTCGACCTGCGGGCGCTGGAGTCCTCGGTCGCCGTGGTCGGGTCCCGCTCGGCCACGACCTACGGGACCGAGGTGGCCACCGACGTCGCCGTGCGGGTCGCCAGGGCCGGCCGGGTCGTGGTCTCCGGGGCGGCCTTCGGCATCGACCAGGCCGCCCACCGGGGCGCGTTCGTCGGCCAGGGACCCACCGTCGCGGTCCTGGCCTGCGGGACCGACCGGGACTACCCGAAGGCGCACCGGCAGCTGCTGGCCGCCATCGCCGCGGAGGGGGCGGTCGTCTCGGAGGCGCCGCTCGCCGACGACCCGACCCGGGTCCGGTTCCTGGCGCGCAACCGCCTGATCGCGGCGCTCTCGCAGGGCACGGTGGTCGTCGAGGCGGCGGTGCGCAGCGGGGCCCTGAACACCTCGACCTGGGCGGAGCGGCTCCGGCGGGTGGTGATGGCGGTGCCCGGGCCGGTGACCAGCGTCCAGTCCCAGGGCGTGCACCAGCTGCTGCGCCGCGGCGAGGCCAGCCTGGTCACCTCGGGCGAGGACGTCCTGGAGCTGGTGGGTGCTGCGGGGGAGTGCCTGGTCCCCGAGCCGCGGGCCGCGCCGACCCGTCGCGACCGGCTCACGGCGCGGGAGCGCCAGGTGCTCGACGGCGTCCCGGCCGGGGGACCGGCGCCCACCGACGAGGTCGCGCGCGCCGCCGGCATGGGACTGCTCGAGGTCGGCTCGGCGCTGCGGAGGATGGCCGCGGCCGGCCTGGTCGAGACCGCTCCGGAGGGGTGGCGGCTCACCGTTGCAGCACGCGACGACCTCCGGTGAGAGGTCGGACCCGGTCCCGGCCCTGCCGCGGCCCGCCGGTCGACCTCACGGCTCCGGGGTCCCCGCCCGCCTAGCATGACGCGATGAGCGCGCCCGGGCCCGACGAGCCCCTCCCCGAGCCGTTCGCGCAGCTCCTGGCCGACTACGAGCGGCACCTGGTCGCGGAGCGGGACCTCACCCCGCACACCGTGCGGGCCTACCTCGCCGACGTCGCCGGGCTGCTCGGTCACGCCGCCCGTCGTGGGGCGACGGACCCGACCGACCTCGACCTGCGGTCGCTGCGCAGCTGGCTCGCCAGGCAGCAGTCCCAGGGCCTCTCCAGGTCCACGCTGGCGCGCCGGGCGACCGCCGCGCGCGTCCTGACGGCATGGCTGGCGCGCACCGGGCGTACGCCGGGCGACGTCGGCGCGAGCCTGGGCTCGCCGCGACCGCACCGCACCCTTCCCGCCGTGCTCCGCGCGGACGAGGCGGAGGCCATGGCACGTTCTGCGGTGGCGGACGCCGCCGACGTCGACGGCGTCGCGTCGCCGGTGGGCCTGCGCGACGCGGCGCTGCTGGAGCTGCTCTACGCCACCGGGATCCGGGTCGGCGAGCTGGTCGGGCTCGACGTCGACGACCTGGACCGGGACCGGGACCTGGTCAGGGTCCTGGGCAAGGGCCGCAAGGAGCGGTCCGTGCCGTACGGCCGGCCCGCCGCTGCCGCCCTGCGGGACTGGCTCACGCGCGGGCGTCCCGCGCTGGCGGTCCCCGGGTCCGGCGCCGCCCTGTTCCTCGGCGCCCGCGGGGCGCGGCTCGACCAGCGCGCGGTGCGGACCGTGGTGCACCGGCAGGCGGCGACGGTGCCCGGCGCCCCGGACATCGGCCCCCACGGCCTTCGCCACTCCGCAGCCACGCACCTGCTCGAGGGGGGCGCAGACCTGAGGTCGGTGCAGGAGATCCTCGGGCACTCCTCGCTGGCCACGACGCAGCGCTACACCCACGTGACGACCGAGCGGCTCCGCCGCGCCTACCAGCAGGCGCACCCCCGGGCCTGATCCGGGCGCCCGGATCAGCCGACGGTCATCGCTCGCGGCCACGGCCAGGTGCCGACCCGGACCGCAGGTGCCTCGAGGGGGAGCAGGCGCACCGGCCCGGCCCCCACCAGCAGCAGCGGGTCCAGGTAGGTCTCGCCGGCGATCCAGCCCCAGTGCAGGCAGGTCGCGGGGAAGCAGTGGGAGGCCGGGCCGGGCCGTACCCGGCCCACCGGCTCGCCGGCACGCACCTGCGTCCCGGGCCGGACCGAGGCGTCCACCGGTTCGTAGGTGGTGCGCGTGGCCCCGTGGTCGACCACCACGACGCCGCGCCCCGCGATGCTGCCCGCGAAGGTGACGGTGCCGGGCAGGGCGGTGCGCACCGGCTGGCCCGCCGCGGCGGCGAGGTCGACGCCGCGGTGACCGGCGGCGTAGGGCGTGGGTGGTGGCGCGAAGCGGTGCACCACCGTCGGCTGCGGGCGCAGCGGCCAGGTGCCGACGGGCACCTCGTCCGCCGCGCTCCCCGGCAACGGGCACGCCACGAGCAGCAGCAGGGCGAGCAGCAGCGGGACGAGGTGTCGGTACCGGGTCGGGGTCACCGCCCCATCCCAGCGCCCGGGGGAGCGGGGGAGGTCGCGCCACGGGGGACCGGTGGACCAGGTCGCCGTCTGGGGCCGCTGTGGACGGACCCGGGCCGATTGGCCGCGTGCGCGGGCCTGGACTACCCTGGAGCGGATCGGTCCCCGGACCGAAATTCGCACGTCCACCGACCACGACGGTG
This window encodes:
- a CDS encoding tyrosine recombinase XerC, which gives rise to MSAPGPDEPLPEPFAQLLADYERHLVAERDLTPHTVRAYLADVAGLLGHAARRGATDPTDLDLRSLRSWLARQQSQGLSRSTLARRATAARVLTAWLARTGRTPGDVGASLGSPRPHRTLPAVLRADEAEAMARSAVADAADVDGVASPVGLRDAALLELLYATGIRVGELVGLDVDDLDRDRDLVRVLGKGRKERSVPYGRPAAAALRDWLTRGRPALAVPGSGAALFLGARGARLDQRAVRTVVHRQAATVPGAPDIGPHGLRHSAATHLLEGGADLRSVQEILGHSSLATTQRYTHVTTERLRRAYQQAHPRA
- the dprA gene encoding DNA-processing protein DprA, giving the protein MSAAAVPGHVDEQERLARVALGRLTEPGDPRLLDLVAELGACRLRDALLDQRSQGAPDGLAIDASGRVGGCDPEADLERADRLGIRFVVPGDDEWPTALEDLRSVPALHARGGPPLGLWVRGPLDLRALESSVAVVGSRSATTYGTEVATDVAVRVARAGRVVVSGAAFGIDQAAHRGAFVGQGPTVAVLACGTDRDYPKAHRQLLAAIAAEGAVVSEAPLADDPTRVRFLARNRLIAALSQGTVVVEAAVRSGALNTSTWAERLRRVVMAVPGPVTSVQSQGVHQLLRRGEASLVTSGEDVLELVGAAGECLVPEPRAAPTRRDRLTARERQVLDGVPAGGPAPTDEVARAAGMGLLEVGSALRRMAAAGLVETAPEGWRLTVAARDDLR
- a CDS encoding ATP-binding protein, with the translated sequence MSIARRDEMVRLPARCMIVLACNPCPCGEYRVLARENRCTCSEVRRRDYRARVAGPVEDRIDVVRHVEPARLGAERDPMAVHESSATVRARVTGARQRQDRRFADDPWRLNAHAPATALNERWPLGADASRLVEDAVYAGRLTRRGAVRVHRLALTVADLAAPAGAADGPPGADDVAVALRLRSGQPLLVETLSRRAR
- a CDS encoding M23 family metallopeptidase encodes the protein MTPTRYRHLVPLLLALLLLVACPLPGSAADEVPVGTWPLRPQPTVVHRFAPPPTPYAAGHRGVDLAAAAGQPVRTALPGTVTFAGSIAGRGVVVVDHGATRTTYEPVDASVRPGTQVRAGEPVGRVRPGPASHCFPATCLHWGWIAGETYLDPLLLVGAGPVRLLPLEAPAVRVGTWPWPRAMTVG